Within Mycobacterium heckeshornense, the genomic segment GGCCTATTCGCTCGATCAGACCACGCTCCAGGGCGGCGTGGACATCCTCGTCGGTGTCCAGCGGCCGGAAGCTGCCGTCGGCCACATCCCGGCCGAGGCCCTCCAGTGCCGCCAGTAGCCGGTCGCGCTGCTCTTCGCTGAGCAGCCCGGCCCGGAACAACACCCGGGCATGGGCTTTCGACGCCGCGATGTCGTACGGTGCCAGTGCCCAGTCGAAGTGAGTGGAGCGGCTGAGCCTGGCCAATGCATCCGAGGGCCGGTCGGTGAAACGCCCGCCCCACAGCGATCCCTCGTTGGTGCTCATGGCATTTCTGCGCGCAAGTCCCTGCGGGCGGCCAGTTTCGACGACATCCCGTGCACGTACACGAAGCCCTTCGCCTTGGACTGATCGAAGCTGTCGCCCTCGTCGTAAGTGGCCAGGTTGAAGTCATACAGCGATTCGGGGCTGCGCCGACCGTTGACCGCGATGTGCCCGCCGTGCAACACCATTCGAATCTCGCCGGTCACATGCTCCTGGGTTTTGGCGACAAAAGCCTCCAAGGCGGCCTTCAGCGGCGAGTACCACAGGCCGTCGTAAACCAGCTCGGCCCAGCGCTGATCGGTCAGCCGTTTGAACCGGCCGAGCTCACGCTCCAGCGTCACGTGTTCGAGTTCGGTATGGGCGGTGATGAGCACCATCGCGCCGGGCGCCTCGTATATTTCGCGGCTCTTGATGCCGACCAGCCGGTCCTCGACGACGTCGAGCCGCCCGACGCCCTGGGCGCCGCCGCGGCGGTTCAGCTCTTCGATGGCTTGCAGGACGGTGACCGGTCTGCCGTCGATCGAGACCGGCACGCCCCGCTCAAACCCGACGATCACCTCGTCGGGAGTGTTCCAGTTGACGGTGGGATCTTCGGTGTAGGCGTACACGTCTTTGGTCGGCGCATTCCACAGGTGCTCCAGGAAACCGGTTTCCACCGCACGGCCCCACACGTTCTGGTCAATCGAAAACGGCGACCGCTTGCTGACATTGATCGGGATGGCGTTTTCTTCGGCGAATGCGATGGCCTTCTCACGCGTCCACGCGTAATCGCGGACCGGTGCGAGCACCTCCAGATCCGGTGCGAGCGAGGCGAACCCAACCTCGAAGCGCA encodes:
- a CDS encoding argininosuccinate synthase, coding for MSERVILAYSGGLDTSVAISWIGKETGREVVAVAIDLGQGGEDMEVVRQRALDCGAVEAVVVDARDEFAESYCLPTIMSNGLYMDRYPLVSAISRPLIVKHLVAAARRHGGSIVAHGCTGKGNDQVRFEVGFASLAPDLEVLAPVRDYAWTREKAIAFAEENAIPINVSKRSPFSIDQNVWGRAVETGFLEHLWNAPTKDVYAYTEDPTVNWNTPDEVIVGFERGVPVSIDGRPVTVLQAIEELNRRGGAQGVGRLDVVEDRLVGIKSREIYEAPGAMVLITAHTELEHVTLERELGRFKRLTDQRWAELVYDGLWYSPLKAALEAFVAKTQEHVTGEIRMVLHGGHIAVNGRRSPESLYDFNLATYDEGDSFDQSKAKGFVYVHGMSSKLAARRDLRAEMP